Proteins from a single region of Acidimicrobiales bacterium:
- a CDS encoding BldC family transcriptional regulator yields MAQNNDSDAPDALLTPSEVAAMFRVNPKTVTRWARAGKLTAIRTLGGHRRFRASEIRRCLEELSTEPEQGQR; encoded by the coding sequence ATGGCGCAGAACAACGACTCCGACGCACCCGACGCTCTCCTGACGCCCTCCGAGGTCGCGGCGATGTTCAGGGTGAACCCCAAGACGGTGACCCGCTGGGCTCGGGCGGGGAAGCTGACCGCGATCCGCACCCTCGGTGGCCACCGCCGGTTCCGGGCCTCGGAGATCCGCCGCTGCCTGGAGGAGCTGTCGACCGAGCCCGAGCAGGGCCAGCGCTGA
- a CDS encoding Glu/Leu/Phe/Val dehydrogenase, with amino-acid sequence MTNDAHVFELLSDGGYEQVVFCHDPASGLRAIVAIHSTVLGPALGGTRFWPFASEHEALVDVLRLAKGMTYKAAVSGLDLGGGKAVIIGDPRRLRSEALLRAYGRFVDGLSGRYITAEDVGTTKDDMDLVSLETRHVTGVSVSLGGSGDPSPATAWGVLWAMRAVAEHRWGTTALDGLRVAVSGVGKVGLDLVHHLVDEGAKVTVADVNPDAVENAVGRYGATAVDPDQLHTTECDIYAPCALGAVLNERTIPELRCGAVCGSANNQLATPEDGERLAEAGILYAPDYVVNAGGLMNVAEELRGYDQQRAYERIRGIEGNIRRVLATAEAEGITPADAADRVAEARIEAIAALHRIRPGRGSAQ; translated from the coding sequence GTGACCAACGATGCTCACGTCTTCGAGCTCCTGTCCGACGGCGGGTACGAACAGGTCGTCTTCTGTCACGACCCCGCGAGCGGGCTGCGGGCCATCGTCGCCATCCACTCGACCGTGCTCGGCCCCGCCCTCGGCGGCACCCGGTTCTGGCCCTTCGCCTCGGAGCACGAGGCCCTCGTCGACGTCCTCCGCCTGGCCAAGGGCATGACCTACAAGGCCGCCGTGTCCGGGCTCGACCTCGGCGGCGGCAAGGCCGTCATCATCGGGGACCCCAGGCGCCTCCGCAGCGAGGCGCTGCTGCGGGCCTACGGCCGGTTCGTCGACGGCCTGTCCGGCCGCTACATCACCGCCGAGGACGTGGGCACGACCAAGGACGACATGGACCTCGTCAGCCTGGAGACCCGCCACGTCACCGGCGTGAGCGTGTCCCTCGGCGGGTCGGGCGACCCGTCGCCGGCGACGGCGTGGGGCGTCCTGTGGGCCATGCGGGCGGTGGCCGAGCACCGGTGGGGCACCACGGCCCTCGACGGGCTGCGCGTGGCGGTCAGCGGGGTCGGCAAGGTGGGCCTCGACCTCGTCCACCACCTCGTCGACGAGGGCGCCAAGGTGACCGTCGCCGACGTGAACCCCGACGCCGTCGAGAACGCCGTCGGCCGCTACGGCGCCACCGCCGTCGACCCCGACCAGCTGCACACGACCGAGTGCGACATCTACGCCCCCTGCGCCCTGGGCGCCGTGCTCAACGAGCGGACGATCCCCGAGCTGCGCTGCGGCGCGGTGTGCGGGTCGGCCAACAACCAGCTGGCCACCCCGGAGGACGGCGAGCGGCTGGCCGAGGCCGGCATCCTCTACGCCCCCGACTACGTCGTGAACGCCGGCGGGCTGATGAACGTCGCCGAGGAGCTGCGCGGCTACGACCAGCAGCGGGCCTACGAGCGCATCCGCGGCATCGAGGGGAACATCCGCCGGGTGCTCGCGACGGCCGAGGCGGAGGGCATCACCCCGGCCGACGCCGCCGACCGGGTGGCCGAGGCCCGCATCGAGGCCATCGCCGCGCTCCACCGCATCCGCCCGGGCCGGGGCAGCGCCCAGTAG